Proteins from a genomic interval of Puniceicoccaceae bacterium:
- a CDS encoding thiamine pyrophosphate-dependent enzyme, with the protein MNLAKDSKLTKKNLTAKQPTWCRGCGDHSILAAYYRLLEKLQLPHQDIVTVSGIGCSSRFPYFVNSHGMHTLHGRALPFASGVSLARPDLHLFVFSGDGDCFSIGGNHLDHTARKNPNLTYLIMDNTVYGMTKKQTSPTSPKGFVSKTDPWGAIDEPINPMKRLIACGATFVARTSASNISHVMEMLERAYAHPGFAVIECLSECTHFNLGSFEGLNPRKGGSFPIIDEKKGDGSPEDAARHDPTDEVAAYRLAEADYPGWFGVYIEKKLPSKSELEQRLIDQVRAEHPEWSDRDYLQDSLKSFV; encoded by the coding sequence ATGAATTTAGCGAAAGACAGTAAACTGACCAAAAAGAACCTCACCGCCAAGCAGCCGACCTGGTGTCGGGGTTGCGGTGACCACTCCATCCTCGCGGCCTACTACCGGCTGCTCGAGAAGCTGCAGCTGCCACATCAGGATATTGTGACGGTGTCGGGCATTGGCTGTTCGTCGCGCTTTCCCTATTTTGTGAACAGCCACGGGATGCACACCCTGCACGGGCGAGCGTTGCCCTTTGCGAGCGGGGTCAGTCTGGCGCGACCCGATCTGCATCTCTTCGTTTTCAGTGGGGATGGGGATTGTTTTTCGATTGGTGGAAATCATCTGGATCACACCGCGCGCAAGAATCCGAATCTCACCTATCTGATCATGGACAATACGGTCTATGGCATGACCAAAAAGCAGACCTCTCCGACATCGCCGAAGGGATTTGTATCGAAGACGGATCCCTGGGGTGCGATTGACGAGCCGATCAATCCGATGAAGCGGCTGATTGCCTGTGGAGCGACCTTTGTGGCGCGCACGAGTGCATCGAACATTTCCCATGTGATGGAGATGCTGGAGCGTGCGTATGCACACCCGGGATTTGCGGTAATCGAGTGTTTGTCGGAGTGCACCCATTTCAATCTTGGGTCATTCGAGGGCTTGAACCCACGCAAGGGTGGTTCCTTTCCGATTATTGATGAAAAGAAAGGAGACGGGAGTCCCGAAGATGCGGCCCGTCATGATCCCACAGACGAAGTGGCAGCCTACCGATTGGCCGAGGCAGACTATCCCGGATGGTTTGGGGTTTACATCGAAAAGAAACTACCGAGCAAATCGGAACTCGAGCAGCGTTTGATCGATCAGGTGCGTGCGGAACATCCGGAGTGGAGCGACCGCGACTACTTGCAGGACAGCTTAAAAAGTTTCGTGTAG
- a CDS encoding transglutaminase family protein gives MSSASPVNPSPYSFPFAEYRVKHRTTYDYTYPVSLSYHTLHLKPRNWSGVQHISDFSIEMDPDPMDFTENRDFFGNSVHSFSIQEPHERFSVLTQFNARVISNPAPIDELTINCAQVRNALHGDTSFRMLQALQFIYPSPQTHADPAIAEWAAAFFPDQRPFMEAVLEFNHALKSEIAFDPAATEITTSVSEVFAMKRGVCQDFAHLMIAALRSQDLPARYVSGYILTHPRPGEPRLEGADASHAWVSVFVPGYGWIDLDPTNDLLVNDQHIRIAVGRDFDDISLIKGSVTGGGTSTLAVEVTVWPIDDASRRITHPDLSYSE, from the coding sequence ATGAGTTCTGCTTCGCCAGTCAACCCTTCCCCTTATTCTTTTCCTTTCGCTGAATACCGGGTCAAACACCGAACCACTTACGACTACACCTATCCCGTCTCCCTCTCCTATCACACCCTGCACCTCAAACCCCGCAACTGGTCCGGCGTACAGCACATTTCCGATTTCTCAATTGAAATGGATCCCGATCCCATGGACTTCACCGAAAACAGGGATTTTTTCGGAAACTCCGTTCATTCGTTCTCCATTCAGGAACCTCATGAGCGCTTCTCCGTGCTCACGCAATTCAATGCGCGCGTGATTTCAAATCCGGCGCCCATTGATGAACTGACGATTAACTGCGCACAGGTGCGAAACGCTCTGCACGGAGACACCAGCTTTCGCATGCTCCAGGCTCTCCAGTTTATTTATCCCTCGCCTCAGACTCACGCCGATCCCGCTATCGCGGAATGGGCTGCTGCGTTCTTCCCCGATCAGCGGCCTTTCATGGAGGCCGTTCTGGAGTTCAATCATGCACTCAAGTCCGAGATTGCCTTTGATCCCGCAGCGACCGAAATCACCACTTCCGTGAGCGAGGTTTTTGCGATGAAGCGCGGCGTCTGTCAGGACTTCGCACACCTCATGATTGCCGCCCTGCGCAGCCAGGATCTCCCGGCACGCTATGTGAGCGGCTACATCCTGACCCACCCCCGTCCGGGTGAACCTCGCCTTGAGGGTGCCGATGCATCCCATGCATGGGTATCGGTCTTTGTCCCTGGCTACGGCTGGATCGATCTCGACCCCACCAACGATCTGCTCGTGAACGACCAGCACATCCGCATTGCAGTAGGGCGCGATTTTGATGATATCAGCCTGATCAAGGGTTCGGTCACTGGTGGAGGCACCTCGACCCTTGCGGTGGAGGTAACGGTATGGCCCATTGATGATGCGTCCAGGCGCATCACGCATCCCGATCTGAGTTACAGCGAATAA
- a CDS encoding AEC family transporter: MFEGIISITIALIPVYLFILGGYAFRRIGWLKPSADDSLLKLQIHVFYPALIFSFVFRNEALNQPSLLLLPPLVGFLSILLGFAVGYAIARMLGLCKGKGLRTFAFTTGIYNYGFIAIPLIDSLYHSKEVMGVLMVHNTGIEVAIWTLGILLLNGNITRHAWKKLINPPILALAAGLLMNRMLPGTVDADSTPLDAMFESVITTVQQLGRCAIPLALILIGASLRDLMHDASLKLDWRVVSGACLARLLVLPALFIAAALCLPLPMELQAVILIQAAMPSGMFPILMARHYGGSPQTAVQIVIATTLLSVVTIPLWIAIAQRLVG, from the coding sequence ATGTTCGAAGGCATAATTTCCATCACGATTGCACTGATTCCGGTCTACCTGTTCATTCTCGGGGGATATGCATTTCGCCGCATTGGTTGGCTCAAACCCTCTGCCGATGACAGTCTGCTCAAGCTGCAAATCCATGTCTTCTACCCAGCCCTTATTTTCAGTTTTGTCTTTCGCAATGAGGCGTTGAACCAACCCAGCCTCCTGTTGCTGCCACCGCTGGTTGGATTCCTGTCGATCCTCCTGGGCTTTGCGGTAGGATATGCCATCGCTCGCATGCTCGGACTCTGCAAGGGCAAGGGTTTGCGCACCTTTGCATTCACCACAGGCATTTACAACTATGGCTTCATCGCCATTCCGCTCATCGATTCGCTCTACCATTCGAAGGAGGTCATGGGCGTGCTGATGGTGCACAATACCGGTATCGAGGTTGCGATCTGGACGTTGGGCATCCTGTTGCTCAACGGAAATATCACACGCCACGCCTGGAAAAAACTCATCAATCCTCCCATCCTCGCACTCGCCGCAGGCTTGCTGATGAACCGTATGTTACCCGGCACGGTCGACGCGGATTCAACCCCCCTTGACGCGATGTTCGAGTCCGTGATCACCACCGTTCAACAACTGGGACGTTGCGCGATTCCACTGGCACTCATCCTGATCGGTGCCTCACTGCGGGACTTGATGCACGATGCATCGCTCAAACTGGATTGGCGAGTCGTCAGCGGTGCATGTTTGGCCCGTTTGCTTGTGCTTCCCGCCCTCTTCATTGCGGCGGCCCTTTGTTTGCCGCTCCCCATGGAGCTGCAAGCGGTCATCCTCATTCAGGCAGCCATGCCCTCCGGCATGTTCCCCATCCTCATGGCCCGGCATTATGGTGGCAGTCCTCAAACAGCAGTGCAGATCGTCATCGCCACCACCCTGTTGTCTGTCGTTACGATCCCACTCTGGATCGCAATCGCACAGCGACTCGTGGGTTGA
- a CDS encoding circularly permuted type 2 ATP-grasp protein, producing the protein MIPHPILDSYANHATDYDEYHDASGTIRPIWQSITDRLRQLQPAEFERRNQLLRRLITENGITYNVYSDAEMSRQWGMDLLPLVFSKTEWQRIEAGLRQRAELINQCLKDLYGPQEALLHGILPPHLVYANPAFLRPCHGIEPVGGDWVNLYAADIARSPDGNWWILNDRIEAASGMGYVLENRLLSNRLFPELFREQPIKRLHPFYDGFNECISNLHPASERGQRVALLTPGPANETFFEQSFLSKNLGFQLVEGADLTVRDNTLFYKTLKGIVPIRNLLRRLDSDWCDPLELRNESLLGVPGLLQCLRSGQLSMMNGLGTGLMETVAMPAFMENLCQFHRSESLLLPSVATWWCGQPAEFSYVMQHLQELVIKPTFRQHSESAVFGPALSKSELRALRERIERTPERYCAQQIVSRATAPAYHDEQLHPHHFLIRVYLTRMNGQFHMMPGGLARIAPTPGSQNVSMQHGAISKDVWILDEARKGSRAATLPRQLAESTLPPIEDNLSSRTANNLYWFGRYIERVECLARQLHILMQTLTEDVHNATLANLHAFLSVLLSEEELQSLQATESTREQLTVLDALLTRCVSDPNHPNSLASDLNHVRRIAFHLKDRLSTDSWQILSHLQQISTDTPGTKGASILHEHSMDVLDHTLDSLAAFSGKTAENMVRTLGWQFLMLGKRLERSYQLIDLLRSSLIENPNPEEEHLQLLLQYADSTITYRNRHLNAIDPIRVFTLLLKDAGNPRSLTFMVEHIIQHLGKLPWRTQSGESHNESSQRLSVQLIEAMSRLNAETLIRCKAADPFNPITSALDELHLLIEQRFFANT; encoded by the coding sequence ATGATCCCACACCCGATACTCGATTCATACGCCAATCATGCCACTGACTATGATGAATACCACGATGCATCGGGAACCATCCGTCCGATCTGGCAATCCATCACAGATCGGCTGAGGCAACTCCAACCCGCAGAGTTCGAGCGCCGAAACCAACTTTTGCGGCGCTTGATCACCGAAAACGGCATCACCTACAACGTCTACTCTGACGCTGAGATGAGTCGGCAATGGGGCATGGATTTACTGCCCCTGGTATTCTCCAAAACAGAGTGGCAGCGCATCGAGGCCGGACTCCGCCAGCGCGCGGAGCTGATCAATCAGTGCCTGAAGGATCTCTACGGCCCGCAGGAGGCACTCCTGCATGGCATTCTGCCACCCCACCTCGTCTATGCCAATCCCGCCTTTCTTCGACCCTGCCACGGTATCGAACCAGTGGGAGGGGATTGGGTAAATCTCTACGCCGCCGATATCGCACGCTCCCCCGATGGAAACTGGTGGATCCTCAATGATCGCATTGAAGCCGCATCAGGCATGGGTTACGTGCTCGAAAACCGATTGCTCTCCAACCGCCTCTTTCCCGAACTCTTTCGCGAGCAGCCGATCAAACGCCTGCATCCGTTTTATGATGGCTTCAACGAGTGCATCAGCAACCTCCACCCCGCATCTGAGCGGGGTCAGCGAGTCGCATTGCTGACCCCGGGACCCGCCAACGAAACCTTCTTCGAACAATCGTTTCTTTCAAAAAACCTTGGTTTTCAGCTCGTGGAAGGAGCCGATCTCACGGTTCGTGATAACACACTCTTTTACAAGACCCTCAAGGGCATTGTCCCGATACGCAATCTGCTGCGCAGATTGGACTCTGACTGGTGCGATCCGCTCGAACTGCGCAATGAATCACTACTCGGCGTACCCGGTTTGCTCCAATGCCTGCGCAGTGGTCAATTGAGCATGATGAATGGACTGGGAACCGGACTCATGGAAACGGTAGCCATGCCTGCTTTCATGGAAAACCTCTGTCAATTTCACCGTTCTGAAAGCTTACTGCTGCCCTCGGTTGCGACCTGGTGGTGCGGGCAGCCCGCAGAATTTTCCTACGTGATGCAGCATCTTCAGGAGTTGGTGATCAAACCCACCTTCCGCCAGCACTCCGAGTCGGCCGTTTTTGGCCCGGCATTGAGCAAATCCGAACTCCGTGCGCTGCGGGAGCGGATCGAGCGCACACCCGAACGCTACTGCGCCCAACAAATTGTCTCACGTGCAACCGCTCCCGCCTATCATGACGAACAGCTCCACCCCCATCACTTCCTCATCCGCGTCTACCTCACCCGGATGAACGGACAATTCCACATGATGCCGGGAGGGCTGGCACGCATCGCACCCACACCCGGATCTCAAAACGTATCGATGCAGCACGGTGCCATCAGCAAAGACGTCTGGATTCTTGATGAGGCGCGCAAAGGTTCGAGAGCAGCCACACTCCCCCGTCAACTGGCAGAGAGCACACTTCCCCCCATCGAAGACAACCTTTCGAGTCGCACCGCCAACAACCTCTACTGGTTTGGCCGTTACATTGAGCGTGTTGAATGCCTGGCACGCCAACTCCACATTCTCATGCAAACCCTCACAGAGGATGTTCACAACGCCACCCTGGCAAACCTCCATGCCTTTTTGTCAGTGCTGCTGTCTGAAGAAGAACTTCAATCCCTTCAGGCAACGGAATCCACTCGCGAACAACTGACGGTACTCGATGCATTGCTGACTCGCTGTGTTTCAGATCCAAACCACCCCAACTCTCTTGCCAGTGATCTCAACCACGTGCGGCGCATTGCATTTCACCTCAAGGATCGCCTGTCCACCGACAGCTGGCAGATTCTGAGTCACCTGCAGCAGATCTCAACGGATACCCCCGGCACGAAGGGTGCGAGCATCCTGCACGAACACAGCATGGATGTGCTCGATCATACACTCGATTCACTGGCTGCCTTTTCAGGGAAGACCGCAGAGAACATGGTGCGCACTCTCGGCTGGCAGTTCCTGATGCTGGGGAAACGCCTCGAGCGCAGCTATCAGCTCATCGATTTGCTTCGCAGTTCACTCATCGAAAATCCCAACCCGGAGGAAGAACACCTGCAATTGCTGCTGCAATACGCCGACAGTACCATCACCTATCGCAACCGCCATCTCAATGCCATCGACCCGATCCGCGTCTTCACCCTCTTGCTCAAGGATGCTGGCAATCCACGTTCGCTGACCTTCATGGTCGAACACATCATTCAACACCTTGGCAAACTGCCCTGGCGCACCCAGTCTGGAGAATCTCACAACGAATCGAGCCAGCGTCTGAGCGTGCAGTTGATCGAAGCCATGAGTCGCCTGAATGCCGAAACATTGATTCGCTGCAAAGCAGCGGACCCCTTCAATCCCATCACCAGTGCGCTCGACGAACTTCACCTGCTGATCGAACAGCGCTTTTTTGCCAATACCTGA